In Lonchura striata isolate bLonStr1 chromosome 30, bLonStr1.mat, whole genome shotgun sequence, a single genomic region encodes these proteins:
- the LOC110473088 gene encoding interleukin-20, with product MRGSPLFLCLFSVSCWMNLMPTSGDKIFHFGACRVSISMTEIRAGFTAIKANIQSRDPIRTLSILSHPHSLHKVKSSDRCCITYQLFTFYVDKVFKHCRTEDSFVNRKISSIANSFLSTRRKLGQCREQNNCLCGEESTEKFKQILANYEGLNVTSAAMKSLGELDILLDWMEKSR from the exons ATGAGAGGATCCCCCCTGTTCCTCTGCCTCttctctgtgtcctgctggATGAATTTGATGCCCACATCTGGGGACAAAATCTTCCACTTTGGAGCCTGCAGGGTTTCCATCAGCATGACAGAGATCAGGGCTGGCTTCACAGCAATTAAAGCCAACATT CAATCCAGAGACCCCATCCGGACCCTGAGCATCCTGTCCCACCCTCACTCCCTCCACAAGGTCAAG tCTTCAGACAGATGCTGCATCACTTATCAGCTCTTCACCTTCTACGTGGACAAGGTTTTCAAGCACTGCAGGACCGAGGACTCGTTTGTGAACAGGAAAATCAGCAGCATTGCCAACTCCTTCCTCAGCACGAGGAGGAAGCTCGGGCAGTGT CGTGAGCAGAATAATTGCCTGTGTGGGGAGGAATCCACGGAGAAATTCAAGCAAATACTTGCAAACTACGAAGGG CTGAATGTCACATCTGCAGCCATGAAATCCCTGGGGGAGCTGGACATCCTCCTGGACTGGATGGAGAAATCTCGTTAG
- the LOC110473056 gene encoding polymeric immunoglobulin receptor, whose product MTLLAFVLLLALVPAESARGRHPPKAAISSPVFGPRQVYGVLGGSVTVKCFYPPTPVNRHDRKYWCRQAGSGCPTVVSSQYVAPGYQGRVSLTDHPQAEHFQINISALELGDAGAYQCGVGINGRGLSYGVTLSVVEAPPVPETPELFYVKLRSTWTVTCSFGEDTVEMKKYLCKKEKEGCRNIINSYQELGSIQLTFEEPPGSFRVTMTQMDWEDAGVYYCGAGEYGKDKTSKELEVFIYEDKTFPHLKTNITAKNGSSATFECPYEPLINSTRFWCKRHGRICDRIIDNTGFVAQKYKGRVAAFENPENKTVTIILNQLQYKDEGFYWCMSNELSEQQSSAELRVVAGQPALTGKKQVEARVGSWVNLTCCYPCTYSSYEKYWCRWKDSGCATLPAQQGLPEPGDGCNPSGRTLVLSLGPLAEQDGGWYWCGLKRSGVFGETMAVELRVGAGEDAKLSPEFLDVDSSHDPGAAPPGGARSDTEVRKGAAPESSDESHGSNTLALVLGPLAGLILIVVTAFAIVKYRQMKRSDLVSVGSYRTNISMSDFESVRDFSASNCVKESQETPMGGDEFITTTDTPESAADTMKAKRSSKEDADLAYSSFLVTSSSIAQGISRGDSAVLDLSPPQHRD is encoded by the exons GCCCCCGGCAGGTCTACGGCGTGCTGGGCGGCTCGGTGACCGTGAAATGCTTCTACCCGCCCACGCCGGTGAACAGACACGACAGGAAGTACTGGTGCAGGCAGGCGGGCTCCGGCTGCCCCACCGTGGTGTCCAGCCAGTACGTGGCTCCTGGCTACCAGGGCAGGGTCTCCCTCACCGACCACCCGCAGGCAGAGCACTTCCAGATCAACATCTCGGCGCTGGAGCTGGGGGATGCCGGCGCCTACCAGTGTGGCGTGGGGATCAATGGCAGAGGGCTCTCCTACGGGGTCACCCTCAGTGTTGTTGAAG CCCCACCTGTCCCTGAGACACCTGAGCTCTTCTACGTGAAGCTCCGCAGCACCTGGACCGTGACCTGCTCCTTTGGGGAGGACACTGTCGAGATGAAGAAATACCTGTgcaagaaggagaaggaaggctGTCGGAACATTATTAACAGCTATCAGGAGTTGGGCAGCATTCAGCTGACTTTTGAGGAGCCTCCAGGCTCGTTCCGTGTCACCATGACTCAGATGGACTGGGAAGATGCAGGCGTGTACTACTGCGGGGCTGGTGAATACGGGAAGGACAAAACAAGCAAGGAACTGGAGGTGTTCATCTATGAAG ACAAAACCTTCCCTCACTTGAAGACCAACATAACTGCAAAAAATGGAAGTTCAGCAACCTTCGAGTGTCCCTATGAGCCTCTAATTAATTCCACGAGGTTCTGGTGCAAGCGGCATGGCAGGATATGTGACAGGATCATAGACAACACTGGCTTTGTGGCACAAAAGTATAAAGGAAGAGTGGCCGCGTTCGAGAACCCCGAAAACAAAACTGTCACCATCATCCTGAACCAGCTGCAGTACAAGGACGAGGGCTTTTACTGGTGCATGTCAAATGAGCTGAGCGAGCAGCAATCATCAGCAGAACTGAGGGTTGTAGCAG GACAACCTGCGCTGACGGGAAAGAAGCAAGTGGAGGCACGAGTGGGCTCGTGGGTGAATTTAACCTGCTGCTACCCCTGCACGTACTCGTCCTACGAGAAGTACTGGTGCAGGTGGAAGGACAGCGGCTGTGCCACGCTGCCGGCGCAGCAGGGGCTGCCGGAGCCGGGGGACGGATGCAACCCGTCCGGCAGGACGCTGGTGCTGAGCCTGGGCCCGCTGGCGGAGCAGGACGGAGGCTGGTACTGGTGCGGGCTGAAGCGCAGCGGGGTCTTCGGGGAAACCATGGCCGTGGAGCTGCGGGTGGGTGCAG GGGAAGATGCCAAGCTCAGCCCAGAGTTCCTGGATGTTGATTCCAGCCATGACCCCggagctgctcctccaggaggAGCCCGCAGCGACACTGAGGTGCGAAAAGGAGCTGCCCCAGAAAG CTCTGATGAAAGCCATGGCTCCAACACTCTGGCCTTAGTGCTGGGCCCTCTTGCTGGCCTGATCCTGATTGTCGTGACAGCTTTTGCCATTGTCAAGTACAGACAGATGAAGAGATCTG ACCTGGTGTCCGTGGGGAGCTACAGGACGAACATCAGCATGTCAGACTTTGAGAGCGTGAGGGACTTCAGTGCCAGCAACTGTGTGAAGGAGAGCCAGGAGACCCCCATGGGAGGGGACG aGTTCATCACCACCACGGACACTCCGGAAAGTGCTGCCGACACGATGAAGGCAAAAAGG AGCTCCAAGGAGGACGCTGACCTCGCCTACTCCTCCTTCCTGGTCACCTCCAGCAGCATCGCCCAGGGCATCTCCAGAGGGGACAGCGCTGTCCTGGACCTGtccccaccccagcaccgggACTGA